The Chloroflexus aggregans DSM 9485 genome segment ACCTCGGCGGCGTTGTCCACGTACCATTTCTAGATAGCGACTGCTCACGGCGGTTCCTTTCCTAGACAAGCATGTAGCCAACACATTGACAGACAAAAAAGCCGGAAGCAATTATACAACCAACCTGCAACCGTACTGAAGCTTTACGGTTGCGGTTGGATATCCGGTGTAATATAAACAAATGTCTCAATCCAATCGGAGTATCCGGCGGCGTGTATACGTTCGACCAGTGCGGGTGAGAGAGCCGAAAGGCCATACGATTGGTTAAGGTGATACGGTACCTCCAGTGCTAATCTATTGTCTTTTCGGAAGGTGAAGCGTGCCTGCGCCATAAACTCACCATTTATTACACCAATAAGAACCTCTTGCTCATTGACCGGATCGTACCAGTACAATTCACTGCGTTTTGTCGTATATAAACGGAGTTCAGGAAAGACTTGACGATCAAGCTGTTGGAGTCGCCATCGTTCTTCATTTGAGAGCAATGGTAGTGTTGGTAACGTGAGGGTTGGTATCGGTAAAAGCGTTGGTGTTGGTGGCTCAGGCGCGGGAGTAGCAACAATAATTGCAGCACTGGTTGGGCTACTTGTCGAAGGCGTAGGAATACGGTGTGCTGACGGAAAGTCTGTCGGCACAATGGTGGCGCGCAGAGTTTGCGCAAGTGGTGGGAGTGTAGCCGGCAATGGCCCGTTCACATCTACAGTTGTAGGTAGTGTTGACAGACAACCACTGAGTGCGACGACCACACCTGCCAGAAGGATCCAGCGATATTGGTGGCGCATCGCTGTTAACCAATTCTCTACATGTCTAAAAATTGAGATACTACGTTTAGCGACTCAACTTTTATTCTACCGCTCTGAAGCAGAAGAGTCAAGATAATAATTTTTCTCACCGAACCCTGCACGGCATCGGCCGGACGGTCTGGTGGTTGGCGCTATTCGACGACTTCGGTATTGATTGGCGAGGACGACGCATTTATGGAGCGTCGGTGCAGATATGCTAATACGTCGTTGACGCTTACGACATCGCCGTATTTTCCGTCAATATCAAAGAGGTTGGCGAGGTGTGGTTCAGGCGCTCGATCACCGACACATTCACGAGGGACAATCACCCGAAAGCCGTGTTGCATCCCATCGACCGCACTGGCACGGATACAGCCGCTCGTCGAGCAGCCCACCATGATCACCGTGTCGATCCGTAGGGCGGTCAGCGTAGCAGCAAGGTGGGTACCGAAGAAGGCACTGGCGTATTTCTTTTCGATCACCAGTTCACCGGCTTGTGGACGAAGCTCATCAACAATCGCAACCAGCGGCGAGTCGTGGGTGAGTTGGCGCAGCGCCGGCACTTTTTGTACGAATATACCACCGTCGCGACCATCGGCTGCATAGGCGACGGTGGTGTAGATGACAGGAATGCCGGCGGCGCGGGCAGCGGCTAACACCGGTTGGCTGGCGCGCACTGCGTCCGGCACGCCGGGTGCGGCGTACAATGGTGAGCCGGGTGTGGTGTAGGCCTTGATGAAGTCAATTACCAGCAGTGCCGGCTGTTCGCCGAAGCCAACTCGGCCGGCTAAGCCGTGCTGGCGATAGTCGTCGGTAAGTTGCTCAAAGCGGGTCATAGTTCCTCAGGCGGTTACCCACCGGTGTTGGTACACCGGTGGGAAGTAGGTAGTCAAGCGCAGAGAGCTTCACTTCTAGTCGGCTGTGACTTCGTGTTGCTTGACAGGTTGCGCCATACGCTCACGACGGGCAGCGCGGGCCATCGCCCATCGCACCGGTTGCGGTTTACGCGGTGCCGGCAAGCCGGTTTCGGCTTCGGCATTGGTCAGCAACTCTTCCAGCGGCGGTCCGAAGTCGAAGCCTTTGATTTCGCCACGGGCAGCAGCCAGCTCGGCGCGTTTGGCTTCGGTAGCAGCCAGGTCGATGTCTAACGTGTCGGTCAGGACGACGCCATAGTCATTCAGGGCCTTCTCGCGGCTGACCAACCCGTAGCGCACATCACGCTGCACGGCCTCCGGTGGGCGGGTAAGCGGGTCTTTCCAACCGCCGCCACCGGCAGTGCGGTAGATCAATTGATCACCTGGCTCGACCGCAATTTGGTCGCACTTGCTGGGCAGTACCTTGCGTGTGCCATCGGTACGCACGAGAATCTTCGTTGACCGACTACCCGGCTTACCGCCGACGTTGCCCCACGGCGGCGTCAGCCAGCGGTCATCGTGGATCGAGATTTCTCCCGGTTCGAGGAAGGTATAGATCTTCTCGATGCCGTTGCCGCCGCGGTGGAAGCCGGCGCCACCTGAGTCCATAATACTGGTGTAGCGTTCGATCCGGATCGGATAGTAGCTCTCAAGGTATTCGGTGGGAATGTTGGTAAAGAGCGGCCACCACGAGTGTCCGTCCATTCCGTCGCCAATCGGACGACCGGGAATACCACCGTAGTTGATCTCCATCAGATAGAAGAATTCACCGTCCTTATCGTAACCGGAATAGAGCAGGTAGGGCGAGGTGCCATAGCCGGCAGCAGTCGTGAACTCGGGCGCACGTTTGGCCAGCGCACCGCCGAGCACGTCGAAGAGGCGGGTGAGAGCATGGGTGCGGCATCCCAGTGCAGCCGGAAACTCCGGCTGGATAAGGCTGCCTTTGGGCATAGTGACATGCAGCAGCGGGTAGAAGCCGTCGTTGAACAGGATTTGCGGGTCAAAAACCATAATCAGGTAGACGCCGATGAACATTTTGAACATCGATTCGTTGAGGTAGAAGTTGATCGGCCCCATCGCCTGCGGGTCGGTGCCCGTCCAGTCAAAGTAGGCTTCATGACCCTCGCGCCAGATCGTCAGCTTCATCTTGAACGGCCCGTTGCCCAACCCGTCGTCATCAACATAATCTTCAAACGACTGTGGCTCTTCGGGCAGGTTGCGCAGGATCAGCTCCTTCATCGCCCGATAGGTGCGGTCGAGCAGGGCTTGGGTAGCCGCCAGGTAGACATCTTTGCCGAAGCGGTCGCACAGCTCGATGACCCGCTTTTCGGCGGTGCGGCAACTGGCGATGATCGCCATCAGGTCGGCGCGGTTCATTTCGGGCTGGCGGACGTTGTTAAGCATGATGTCGAGCACGGCTCGGTTGAGTTTGCCGCGTTCGTAAATCTTAACCGGTGGCAGCCGCAACCCTTCGCCGAAGATGGTGGTGGCGTTGGTTGGCAGCGATCCGGGCAGTGGACCACCCACATCTTGGGCATGGCCGAACATACTGGCCCAGCCGATCAGTTCGCGATCTTCACCCTCGCCGTAAAAGATCGGCAACATTACCAGTAGGTCGTTGATGTGGCTGATCGCGCCGCCACAGAGGTACGGATCGGAGAGCAAAATCACGTCACCGGGTTCGATGGTCTGATCCCAATGGTCAAGGAGACCGGCGATATACGAACCGAACTGGCCGACGATCATCCGCCCGTGCGGGTCGGTAATCATCGGAAACTGATCGTGCTGTTCGCGGATCACCGGACTCATCGCCGTGCGGTAGAGGACGGCGTCCATTTCGTAGCGGGTATTCTTGAGCGCATTCTCGATAATATCGAGCGTCACCGGATCGATCTCGATCTGGGGAATCGACGCAATCTTGAGGTTGGTTGCCATCGTTGTTCCTCGCTATTCGGCTTGGTGCAAGACCGCATTGGCGGTTAGCTGCGATTGATCAACAGGTTGAAGTAGCGATCGACGGTTGCGGTGTGGTAGGGCAGCACCACTGTCGTGCTATCAACTTCGGTGATAATAGCCGGCCCTTTGATCTGCATACCGGGGCGCAGTTTACCGCGGTCGTAGAGTTTGGCCGTGATCCATTCACCGTGGCGGTAGATTTGGTGGTCGCCGGTGTAGGCCACACTAGCATCGGGATCGCCCGGTTCAGCTTCCGGCAACTCCACTTTCGTCACCCGGCCAATGCCCACTGCGCGCAGATTGACGATCTCGACGTTGCTGTCGAGCATAAAACCATAGGTGCGGTCGTGCAGCTCATTGAAGCGCTGTACTAGCAGCGGGATCAGGTCTTGCTCGAATTCGGCCTCGCTGATCGCAATCGGCATCTCGTAGCCTTGGCGGTAGTAGCGCATATCGACGAAATACCGAATCTCTTGGCGGGCCGGTGGGATGGCTTCGCCGGTCAGCATCGCCTGTGCTTCTGCACCTAGTTCGCGCAACATCTCAACCATCTCTGCCTGTTCGACCTGATCAACGGTGCGGATGTAGGTGCGGGCAAACTCGTCGCGATAATCGGCGCTAAGATCACCGAGCGCGCAGAGTAGACCGGGAGCGGGCGGCACGATCACCGGATAGCAACCGAGCAATTCGGCTAGCGCGTTGCCGTGAAGTGGGCCGGCTCCGCCGAAGGCCATCAACGCAAACTGACGCGGGTCGAAGCCGCGTTGCACGCTGACCAACCGGAGTGCGCCGAACATATTCTCGTTAACAATGCGTAAAATGCCTTCAGCAGCCTCCATCAGACCAAGACCGGTAGCATCGGCGATCTTCTGTATCGCCGCTTTAGCGGCAGCCACATCGAGCTGCATCGCTCCGCCGAGTATTCGTGGCGGTAGGTAGCCGCAGACCAGATTAGCATCGGTAACGGTCGGTTCGGTGCCGCCTTTGCCGTAGCAGGCCGGGCCGGGCACGGCGCCAGCGCTCTGCGGGCCAACGCGGAGGGCACGGGTAAGGGCAGGGACGTGAGCGATCGAACCACCACCTGCACCCACCGAGCGTACATCAACCGAGGGTACTTTGACCGGAAAGTAGCCTAGGACCGTCTCGCGGGCGATGTTCGGTTCACCCATACAGAGCGAGACGTCAGTCGAAGTGCCGCCCATATCGAAGGTCAAGATATTGGGATACCCGGCACGGATGGCGATGTGCAACGCGCCGGCCACGCCACCCGACGGGCCGGAGAGCAGCGTGTAGACCGGGTTCTCCTCGGTCGTCTCGGCGGTCATCAGGCCGGCGTCCGAGCGAAGAATGTTGAGCTTGGCTTGCACCCCTTGCTGACGCAAGTGCTGATCGAGGTTGTGAACGTAGGTTTTGACCTTTGGTTTGACATAAGCGTTCATGGTTGCGGTGAGCGTGCGCTCATACTCGCGAAACTCCGGCAGCACGTCATACGAGATGGTCACCGGCAGGTTGGGGGCAATGCGCTGGGCAATCGCTTTGAGGCGGCGCTCGTGGTCGGGATTGGCATACGAATTGATCAGCGAAATCGTCAGCGACTCGATCCCCGAATCGACCAACTCACGGATAACGGCTTCGGCTTGCTCTTCATCGAGTGGGCGAACCACTTCACCACGGGCACTCATCCGCTCACGCACCTCACGGGTATCGGCTAAGGTCGCCGGCGGTTCGGGCTTAATCATAATCATCCATCCGGCCAGTGGCCCCGGTGTCTGCGAGCGGGCAAGGTGCAGAATCTGCTTGAATCCCTCGGTGGTAACGAGACCGACGCGCGCCCCCTTGCCCTCAAGAATGACGTTCGTCGCGACGGTCGTACCGTGCATAATCTGGGCTACTTGCGAGGGGTCAATCTCGGCCTGTTGGCAGATCGCCGCGATACCGGCCAGTACTGCCTCTGACGGATCATGCGGTGTAGAAGGGGTCTTGTGGCGCCAGTAGCGCCCGCTCTCTTCGTCGAAGAGCATGAGGTCGGTGAAGGTACCGCCGACGTCGACTCCAATACGGTAACTCATGTCTCCATTCCTCCCTATTAAGCCAATCGCTCCCCGAAGAATCCGCTAGGTCGTGTGATGTGTCGCCATAGTGACATAGGTATAGACCGGGCCGGCCTTACCGGTGAGGGCCGGTAGTGGTCGACCGAGGGTTGTACTCAGCCAATCAGAGGTATGCAAAAGAGTCGGCAGGTCGATCCCGGTGGGTACACCGATACCGTTGAACATGTGAACCAAATCCTCACTGGCAATATTGCCGACGGCACGGGGGGCAAACGGGCAGCCACCGATCCCACCTACTGCCGCGTCGAATGAACGGATACCGGCCTGCCATGCGGCAAAGGCGTTGGCGTAGCCGGTATTGCGCGTATTGTGGAGATGGATTGTGAGGGTGACGTGCGGCAACCGATGTATTGCCAGCTTGCACAACATTGCTACCTGTGTCGGCACGGCCATACCGGTGGTGTCGGCGAAAATAATCTCGTTGGCACCGAGATCGGCGGCATGTTCGGCAATTGAAATGACCCGTTCAGGAGAGACGTAGCCATCAAATGGACAGCCAAACGCCGCACCGATGGTGACGCCAAATGCAAGGCCGTCGCGGTAGATACGTAAGGCGAGTTGACTAAACTCGGCTAGCGATTCGGCAGTCGTGCGTTTGAAGTTGGCCTGATTCAACCCGTCACTGGCAGCCAGCACCAAACGAACGTGACGCAGACCGGCATCAGCCGCCAACTCGTAGCCGCGTTGATTAGGGACAAGTGCGGTGAAGCGAAACGCATCGTTCGTGGTGCGCTCAGCCAGATGATGCCCTCGCTCGGTGAGCAGGCGCGCAATCTCCGCAGCGCCGGCCATTTGCGGCACCTGTCGTGGATTGACGAACGAACCGATCTCAACCCGTGGCACACCGGCAGCAAGCAGGCGCTCGATTAGCGCAACCCGCGTTGCCACCTCTAGCACCTCAGGCTCATTCTGCAGGCCATCGCGAGGCGCGACATCAATGATCGTCACCGCTTCCATCAAATCACCCGCTTCGCTTGCAACGCTGCTACCTCGTCTTCGCTCAACCTAAGTAGATCGACAAACACCTCGCGGTTATGTTCACCGAGTGCCGGCCCGGTCCAATCGATACCACCCGGTGTGGCCGCAAGGCGTGGAACGACATTCTGCATTTTGATCTCGCCCAATTCGGGATCGTGGACACCGATGATCGACTGACGCGCAATAAAATGGGGATCGCTCAGCATCTCTTTAGCGGTGTAGATACGGCCTGCCGGTACTCCATATTCGTCCAGCATCGCTTGCAACTGATCGGCGGTGTAATTGATCGTCCACGCAGCGATCAGATCGTCGAGTTCGGCCTGATGTTCACCACGAGCACTATGGGTGGCGAAGCGGGGATCGGTCGCCAATTCGGGTTGCCCCATGGCTTGGGCCAGCCGGGCAAAGATCGTATCGGCATTGGCACCGATCACAAACCAACTTCCTTCAGCCGTGGGATAGATATTCGACGGGGCGACGTTCGGTAATACATTGCCGGTACGTTCACGAATATGGCCGGTCAACTGGTATTCGGGGATCATGCTCTCCATAAGGGCGAGCACCCCCTCGTAAATCCCGATATCCACCACCTGCCCCTGCCCGTTGCGCTGGCGCTGGTGGAGGGCGATGAGCGCGCCGATCGTCGCAAACGTCGCCGCGAGCGAGTCGCCGATGCTAACACCAATGCGGGTGGGTGGGCGGTCGGGGAAGCCGGTAATTGCGCGAATACCACCCATCGCCTCGCCGATCGAACCAAAGCCAGCCTTATCGCGGTACGGGCCAGTCTGACCAAACCCGCTCACCCGGATCATGATCAAACCGGGATTCAGTGCGCTCAACTCTTCCCAACCCAGTCCCCATGCTTCGAGCGTACCGGGACGGAAGTTTTCGAGGACCATATCAACGTGAGGAACGATCCGTTTGACCAGTGCCTGCCCTTCGGGAGTGCGCAGATCGATGGTGATCGACTTCTTATTACGGGCCAACACCGGCCACCACAACGTGCGCCCCTTGTAACGATGGCGGCCCCACTCCCGCATCGGGTCGCCCTTACCGGGTGGTTCGACCTTAATCACCTCAGCCCCGAAATCGGCCAGCAACTGACCACAGAACGGCCCGGCCAAGAACGCACCTAGTTCCAACACACGGATATCATCGAGTGGTCGTGGTGGACGTTGACGACTCACAATCCCTACTCCTCGCCGGACGCCGCAGTTTCTGTGCGCCGGCTCTGTAACAACACATCACGGCCATAGAAAATGTGTTCACGCATCATCGCACGGGCACGATCACCGTCACCCAACTTCAGTGCGGTCAAGATACTGCGGTGAAAAAAATTGGAGATGTGGCGCTCTTCGGCGCGATACCAATAGAACGAGCGAAACTGCAAGGGGATAGCAACGATCTGGTTGAGCATCGCAATCAAGCGTTGATTACCGGCAGCTTCAGCGATGGTTTGATGAAAGATGGCGTTCTGCTCAACCAGGAAGTGAACTTCGTCTTCACGACGGTCGAAGTGCTGCTGTAACGAAGCCTCGAGTGCAGCAGCGGCGGCTTCCATCCGCTCCAACTGTGCCGCTGTGATGTGCTGAGCGGCAAGATAGGCTGCGTGCCCTTCGAGCAAAGCGCGTAAATCGTACATCTCGAGCAGATCGTTGGTTGTGAAGTTCCGGGCTACCGCGCCGCGATTGGGAAAGATCTGTACCAACCCTTCGGCGGCTGCGCGCACGAGCGCCTGTCGCACCGGTGTTCGACTAACGCCAAGGTCTTGGGCTAGGCGCTCCTCGATGAGACGGGTACCGGGTGGGTAGTAGCCCTCGATCAGCAATCGGCGCAGGCGTTGGTATACCTGATCGGCGGAGGATGATTCATCTGATGTATACAATTTAGTCATTACAATTCGCTGTAGTAGCCAACAGAGCACATGTGGGTACCCTAAAGCGGCATGCGACTAGCGTTATAAAGAAGGATCAAGACGCAATTATATCGAATCGTTATATAAGTTATGCTCTGGAAAGATTGTATACAATATACCAGAGGATGGTAGAAGTGTCAAGATCTCTGTAGGGGTACACATCCGTGCGGATCCGTATATAGCTCGTTCCCTTCTCTTCGTTCCCAACCTTCTGCGACCTCCGCGCCCTTCGCGTCTTTGCGTTACACATCTCTGCGCCTTAGCTCGCTGTGCGCCTTGGTCATCGGCCCTCCATCCTCCCGACGTGTGCTACAATCACTCGCGTGGTGTTGTCGTTATCGCACGCATCGTATGGCTACTGCCCGCCCCCCCATCTCGGTGGTCATCCCCACCTATCACGCCCTGCGCTACCTGCCGGCCTGCCTCAGCGCGGTGCAGGCACAGTTGCGCCCGTATGACGAAATTGTACTGGTCGACAACCACTCCCGTGATCGGGCCGGTGCGTGGGTGCGCGCACATCTGCCGGCGGTACGGGTGCTTGATCGACCGTACAACGCCGGTTTTGCCGGCGGGGTGAATGCCGGTATTGCTGTAGCGCGGGGCGATCTCATCCTGCTGATCAACGATGACGCACTGGCCGAGCCGGGGTGTGTGGAAGCGTTGTGGCAGGCCCTGGCGATGTCGCCGGCAGCAGGGTGGGCTGCCGGCGTGTTAACCTTTAGTCGTCAACCGAATATTATCGCCGGAGCCGGTATTCGTTTTCAGGCCGATGGCATTGCTACCGATCGTGACCTTGGCCTGCCGGTTAGCGCATTACCATCGCAACCGCAGCCGGTGTTTGGGGCGAGTGGTGGTTTAGCGTTATTACGCCGGTCAATGCTTGATGATATCGGTCTCTTCGCCGATTTTTTTAGCTATCTCGAAGACGCCGATCTGGCGTGGCGGGCGCGGTTACGTGGTTGGGAGTGTGTCTTGGCGCCGCATGCTCGTGCGCGCCATGTCTATTCGGCGACGGCCGGTGTCGCTAGCCCGCTAAAGCAACGCTTGCTCGGACGTAACCGACTTCGCATGATTATCAGATGCCTACCCACGCCGTTGCTGGTAGCCTGTTTGCCGTCGATCCTCGCCTACGATGGTATGGTTCTCGCCTACGCTGCTTTGCGCCGCCAACCGGCCCTCATCGCCGGGCGGCTGATGGCTCTGGCCGAAGTGCCAACGCTCTTGCGCCAACGTCGCGTTATTCAGGATCGGCGCACGGCTACCATTCCTGCACTCGCACGCTGGATCGAGCCGCCGGCTGGCCCGCTAACTACGTGGCGCCTCCAACGCCGGCTTGCCAGACTAACGCAACCGGCTACAACTTAATGGGTTCTAGACAGAGCGGGTGGTCACCGACCACCCGCTCCGGTACCACGTTGTATCTTACGGCGCTACGCCGTTGGGGCTGTTCTATTTGCGACCTATGGCATTGATGAGGCGTTGCCATAATCGGTACCACCACGAGCGCTGATGGCGGAGGCGACGCGCTTCGCGCACCAGTCGTTCGTGTTCGGCGTCACGGATCAGATCACGCTGATGCACTACTGCAGCCGTCAACTCAAGCCACGTGTCGTTCATGCCTAACCTCCTCTGTCGTAGAGTGACGCATCGACCTCATCGTCTAGCGTCGGAATGCAAGCCAGAGGATGATACCTCTTGCTTCATACCATTTACAGTGTATAATAGACACTACCGATTGTGCGAAAAATAACAATTACTAACGGTTGTCACTCTGTCACCATCCCGGCAAATACTTGAAGTGACTGGGTGAGCGTGCTACAATATAAATGCGTATGGTCCGAATGCTTGAACGGTCAAAGGAGACAGCCATTAACGAGATCCGCACTCACGACGGAAAACGCCTCCATCCCACGACAATGCCGCGCCGGCGGGCTTTGCTGGTCGGTACCGAAATCGCCAGTTTTCGTAGCCCATGGCCGGTAGAGGATTCACTTGACG includes the following:
- a CDS encoding CaiB/BaiF CoA transferase family protein; its protein translation is MSRQRPPRPLDDIRVLELGAFLAGPFCGQLLADFGAEVIKVEPPGKGDPMREWGRHRYKGRTLWWPVLARNKKSITIDLRTPEGQALVKRIVPHVDMVLENFRPGTLEAWGLGWEELSALNPGLIMIRVSGFGQTGPYRDKAGFGSIGEAMGGIRAITGFPDRPPTRIGVSIGDSLAATFATIGALIALHQRQRNGQGQVVDIGIYEGVLALMESMIPEYQLTGHIRERTGNVLPNVAPSNIYPTAEGSWFVIGANADTIFARLAQAMGQPELATDPRFATHSARGEHQAELDDLIAAWTINYTADQLQAMLDEYGVPAGRIYTAKEMLSDPHFIARQSIIGVHDPELGEIKMQNVVPRLAATPGGIDWTGPALGEHNREVFVDLLRLSEDEVAALQAKRVI
- a CDS encoding hydantoinase B/oxoprolinase family protein; the protein is MATNLKIASIPQIEIDPVTLDIIENALKNTRYEMDAVLYRTAMSPVIREQHDQFPMITDPHGRMIVGQFGSYIAGLLDHWDQTIEPGDVILLSDPYLCGGAISHINDLLVMLPIFYGEGEDRELIGWASMFGHAQDVGGPLPGSLPTNATTIFGEGLRLPPVKIYERGKLNRAVLDIMLNNVRQPEMNRADLMAIIASCRTAEKRVIELCDRFGKDVYLAATQALLDRTYRAMKELILRNLPEEPQSFEDYVDDDGLGNGPFKMKLTIWREGHEAYFDWTGTDPQAMGPINFYLNESMFKMFIGVYLIMVFDPQILFNDGFYPLLHVTMPKGSLIQPEFPAALGCRTHALTRLFDVLGGALAKRAPEFTTAAGYGTSPYLLYSGYDKDGEFFYLMEINYGGIPGRPIGDGMDGHSWWPLFTNIPTEYLESYYPIRIERYTSIMDSGGAGFHRGGNGIEKIYTFLEPGEISIHDDRWLTPPWGNVGGKPGSRSTKILVRTDGTRKVLPSKCDQIAVEPGDQLIYRTAGGGGWKDPLTRPPEAVQRDVRYGLVSREKALNDYGVVLTDTLDIDLAATEAKRAELAAARGEIKGFDFGPPLEELLTNAEAETGLPAPRKPQPVRWAMARAARRERMAQPVKQHEVTAD
- a CDS encoding hydroxymethylglutaryl-CoA lyase, with translation MEAVTIIDVAPRDGLQNEPEVLEVATRVALIERLLAAGVPRVEIGSFVNPRQVPQMAGAAEIARLLTERGHHLAERTTNDAFRFTALVPNQRGYELAADAGLRHVRLVLAASDGLNQANFKRTTAESLAEFSQLALRIYRDGLAFGVTIGAAFGCPFDGYVSPERVISIAEHAADLGANEIIFADTTGMAVPTQVAMLCKLAIHRLPHVTLTIHLHNTRNTGYANAFAAWQAGIRSFDAAVGGIGGCPFAPRAVGNIASEDLVHMFNGIGVPTGIDLPTLLHTSDWLSTTLGRPLPALTGKAGPVYTYVTMATHHTT
- a CDS encoding hydantoinase/oxoprolinase family protein, coding for MSYRIGVDVGGTFTDLMLFDEESGRYWRHKTPSTPHDPSEAVLAGIAAICQQAEIDPSQVAQIMHGTTVATNVILEGKGARVGLVTTEGFKQILHLARSQTPGPLAGWMIMIKPEPPATLADTREVRERMSARGEVVRPLDEEQAEAVIRELVDSGIESLTISLINSYANPDHERRLKAIAQRIAPNLPVTISYDVLPEFREYERTLTATMNAYVKPKVKTYVHNLDQHLRQQGVQAKLNILRSDAGLMTAETTEENPVYTLLSGPSGGVAGALHIAIRAGYPNILTFDMGGTSTDVSLCMGEPNIARETVLGYFPVKVPSVDVRSVGAGGGSIAHVPALTRALRVGPQSAGAVPGPACYGKGGTEPTVTDANLVCGYLPPRILGGAMQLDVAAAKAAIQKIADATGLGLMEAAEGILRIVNENMFGALRLVSVQRGFDPRQFALMAFGGAGPLHGNALAELLGCYPVIVPPAPGLLCALGDLSADYRDEFARTYIRTVDQVEQAEMVEMLRELGAEAQAMLTGEAIPPARQEIRYFVDMRYYRQGYEMPIAISEAEFEQDLIPLLVQRFNELHDRTYGFMLDSNVEIVNLRAVGIGRVTKVELPEAEPGDPDASVAYTGDHQIYRHGEWITAKLYDRGKLRPGMQIKGPAIITEVDSTTVVLPYHTATVDRYFNLLINRS
- a CDS encoding glycosyltransferase family 2 protein; its protein translation is MATARPPISVVIPTYHALRYLPACLSAVQAQLRPYDEIVLVDNHSRDRAGAWVRAHLPAVRVLDRPYNAGFAGGVNAGIAVARGDLILLINDDALAEPGCVEALWQALAMSPAAGWAAGVLTFSRQPNIIAGAGIRFQADGIATDRDLGLPVSALPSQPQPVFGASGGLALLRRSMLDDIGLFADFFSYLEDADLAWRARLRGWECVLAPHARARHVYSATAGVASPLKQRLLGRNRLRMIIRCLPTPLLVACLPSILAYDGMVLAYAALRRQPALIAGRLMALAEVPTLLRQRRVIQDRRTATIPALARWIEPPAGPLTTWRLQRRLARLTQPATT
- a CDS encoding GntR family transcriptional regulator, coding for MTKLYTSDESSSADQVYQRLRRLLIEGYYPPGTRLIEERLAQDLGVSRTPVRQALVRAAAEGLVQIFPNRGAVARNFTTNDLLEMYDLRALLEGHAAYLAAQHITAAQLERMEAAAAALEASLQQHFDRREDEVHFLVEQNAIFHQTIAEAAGNQRLIAMLNQIVAIPLQFRSFYWYRAEERHISNFFHRSILTALKLGDGDRARAMMREHIFYGRDVLLQSRRTETAASGEE
- a CDS encoding N-carbamoylsarcosine amidohydrolase; amino-acid sequence: MTRFEQLTDDYRQHGLAGRVGFGEQPALLVIDFIKAYTTPGSPLYAAPGVPDAVRASQPVLAAARAAGIPVIYTTVAYAADGRDGGIFVQKVPALRQLTHDSPLVAIVDELRPQAGELVIEKKYASAFFGTHLAATLTALRIDTVIMVGCSTSGCIRASAVDGMQHGFRVIVPRECVGDRAPEPHLANLFDIDGKYGDVVSVNDVLAYLHRRSINASSSPINTEVVE